From Lysinibacillus sp. SGAir0095, the proteins below share one genomic window:
- a CDS encoding thiolase family protein — MREVVIVDGIRTAIGKIGGSLMNETADFLGAKVIQELIQQNNLDTSIIDEVILGQAKQSADQSNLARLALLRAEIPVEVPAYTVHRQCGSGLQSINNAAQQIALGYSDIIIAGGAESMSTAPYYLRNARFGFGAGNGLILDSNTESQPGSQPESYGIKTMGETAENLVDKYNISRKEQDAFAYDSQKRTAEAIKQGYFEKQIVPYEIKTRKSTTLFTVDEHPRLSSIEKLATLKPVFRQDGSVTAGNSSGRNDGAAALLVMSKEKAEELGYQPKVKIIAQASAGVDPSIMGIGPAPATIKALKQANLTIDDIDVIELNEAFAAQSLAVIKELGLDSSKVNPNGGAIAMGHPIGATGAILMTKLIHELERTGKRFGLVTLCIAGGLGITTIVENCQHNM; from the coding sequence ATGAGGGAAGTAGTTATCGTAGATGGGATTCGTACAGCTATTGGAAAAATCGGTGGCTCCTTAATGAATGAAACAGCTGATTTTTTAGGAGCTAAGGTTATTCAGGAACTAATTCAACAAAATAACTTAGATACTTCAATTATCGATGAGGTTATTTTAGGACAAGCAAAACAAAGTGCAGATCAATCAAATTTGGCACGACTAGCATTATTGCGCGCAGAAATTCCTGTTGAAGTTCCGGCCTACACAGTACATCGACAGTGTGGTTCGGGCTTGCAATCGATTAATAACGCAGCTCAGCAAATCGCTTTAGGCTATAGTGATATTATTATTGCTGGCGGAGCTGAATCGATGAGCACAGCACCATATTATTTACGAAATGCTCGTTTTGGTTTTGGCGCAGGTAACGGATTAATTTTAGATTCGAATACCGAAAGTCAACCTGGATCACAGCCAGAATCTTACGGTATTAAAACTATGGGCGAAACAGCAGAAAATTTAGTAGATAAATATAATATATCTCGAAAGGAGCAAGATGCGTTTGCTTACGATAGCCAGAAGCGTACAGCAGAAGCAATTAAACAGGGCTATTTTGAAAAGCAAATTGTACCTTATGAAATAAAAACACGTAAATCAACTACATTATTTACAGTGGATGAGCATCCTCGTCTATCATCAATCGAAAAGCTAGCGACATTGAAGCCTGTGTTTCGTCAAGATGGTTCTGTAACTGCTGGTAATAGTAGTGGCAGAAATGATGGAGCTGCAGCATTGCTTGTCATGTCGAAGGAGAAGGCAGAGGAATTGGGCTATCAACCAAAAGTGAAAATTATTGCTCAAGCTTCTGCAGGTGTAGATCCCTCGATTATGGGGATTGGTCCTGCACCCGCTACAATAAAGGCACTTAAACAAGCCAATTTAACTATTGATGATATTGATGTAATTGAATTAAATGAAGCATTTGCAGCACAATCGTTAGCGGTCATTAAAGAACTTGGTTTGGATTCTAGCAAGGTGAATCCAAATGGTGGAGCGATTGCAATGGGTCATCCTATTGGGGCAACAGGGGCCATTTTAATGACAAAACTAATTCATGAGTTAGAGAGAACTGGCAAACGCTTCGGCTTAGTAACGTTATGTATTGCTGGAGGGCTAGGCATTACAACAATCGTTGAAAATTGCCAACATAATATGTGA
- a CDS encoding carboxymuconolactone decarboxylase family protein has protein sequence MSKGLEYFKKVYDVVPGWVQKMHDYNPEMLDHYTALRGAAMSAGTLSVKEKDILLVGMNAARHYARSMVYHTKGAIDGGATLEELAEYLLIAYNFGGETALQIGLQSFEYALQLIGVEADNISHDSTAEEIAHYYSSFATTDESREYYKELITLFAAKDANALTEKLLESNVVAKDMKYILMTGIYTTVLKNEETNYWAKKARENGVDEPRLAELGYICLLTAGIPSWFEISDALIEK, from the coding sequence ATGTCAAAAGGATTAGAGTATTTCAAAAAAGTATATGACGTTGTTCCGGGTTGGGTGCAAAAGATGCACGATTATAACCCAGAGATGCTAGATCACTATACAGCACTTCGTGGAGCTGCAATGTCAGCCGGTACCCTTTCTGTAAAAGAGAAAGATATTTTACTAGTTGGGATGAATGCTGCAAGACATTATGCACGCAGTATGGTTTACCATACAAAGGGTGCTATTGATGGCGGTGCGACGCTAGAGGAATTAGCTGAATATTTATTAATTGCATACAACTTCGGTGGAGAAACAGCCTTACAAATTGGACTGCAATCATTTGAGTATGCGCTACAGCTTATCGGAGTAGAGGCAGATAATATCTCTCACGATTCAACTGCCGAAGAAATTGCTCATTATTACAGCTCATTCGCTACTACTGATGAAAGCCGTGAGTACTACAAAGAATTAATTACACTCTTTGCAGCTAAAGATGCGAACGCTTTAACAGAAAAATTGCTAGAGTCTAATGTTGTAGCCAAAGATATGAAATACATTTTAATGACTGGAATTTATACTACAGTGCTCAAAAATGAAGAAACAAATTATTGGGCGAAAAAAGCACGTGAAAATGGAGTTGATGAGCCAAGACTAGCTGAACTGGGCTACATTTGCCTATTAACAGCAGGTATTCCATCTTGGTTTGAAATTAGCGATGCACTTATAGAAAAATAA
- a CDS encoding 3-oxoacid CoA-transferase subunit B has product MANYVQEMIAKRAAQEVDDGQVINLGIGIPTLVAKYVSTSNIFFHTENGMLGVDDVNDEDIDPNLVNAGKIPVGEASGSSFFHSADSFGMIRGGHVDVAILGVLQVDESARIANWAVPGKTIIGVGGAMDLLVGANKVIVTMTHTSKDGKSKILKECTYPITSTRSVDTIITELAVFKYIDGQLHLVELMPDVTLEQVNANTEADFVNSL; this is encoded by the coding sequence ATGGCTAATTATGTGCAAGAAATGATTGCAAAAAGAGCTGCACAGGAAGTGGATGACGGCCAGGTTATTAATCTAGGAATTGGAATACCAACTCTTGTTGCAAAATATGTTTCTACCTCAAATATTTTCTTCCATACAGAGAATGGAATGCTTGGAGTGGATGACGTGAACGACGAAGATATTGATCCAAACCTCGTAAATGCAGGAAAGATTCCAGTTGGAGAAGCAAGCGGTTCATCCTTTTTTCATAGTGCCGATTCATTCGGTATGATTCGTGGAGGTCACGTAGATGTTGCGATTTTGGGTGTATTACAGGTTGACGAATCAGCGCGCATCGCTAACTGGGCTGTTCCAGGAAAAACTATTATAGGTGTAGGCGGAGCGATGGACTTATTGGTAGGTGCGAACAAAGTCATTGTGACAATGACGCATACATCCAAAGATGGAAAAAGTAAAATTTTAAAAGAATGCACATATCCAATAACGTCTACAAGAAGTGTAGATACAATTATTACGGAATTAGCGGTATTTAAATATATTGATGGTCAATTACATTTAGTGGAGCTAATGCCAGATGTCACTTTAGAACAAGTAAATGCAAATACCGAGGCTGATTTTGTTAATTCTTTATAA
- a CDS encoding CPBP family intramembrane glutamic endopeptidase, with amino-acid sequence MVFCLWIIIIFTLLYEPIIGYFEYQKFKIAVREDGNVRTKYYKKLIVDLWIPTISILLLVIVTEINLKDIGIAMPTINTGPQGSVVTYSILIIVFLYLLIVLYNCVGYHFSSKIRKKFIQAKESQLNTVSFSEIMPVTREEKHIWNYVSLTAGVTEEIIYRGFLIFAFSYLFPDLSIWLVLIFTSLLFGLAHTYQGFSGVIRTTVVGVLFACLYIGIGSILPLIVLHFLIDYVAKLGD; translated from the coding sequence ATGGTCTTTTGTCTTTGGATAATCATTATTTTCACTTTGTTATACGAACCGATTATTGGCTATTTCGAATATCAAAAATTTAAAATTGCTGTTAGAGAAGATGGAAATGTAAGAACAAAGTATTATAAAAAACTTATTGTTGATCTTTGGATTCCGACCATTTCAATTTTACTATTGGTCATTGTAACTGAAATCAATTTAAAAGATATTGGAATTGCTATGCCAACTATCAATACTGGCCCTCAAGGATCTGTGGTGACATATTCGATATTAATAATTGTTTTTCTATACCTACTAATTGTTTTATATAATTGTGTAGGCTACCATTTTAGCAGCAAAATTAGAAAGAAGTTTATACAAGCAAAAGAAAGTCAATTAAATACAGTCAGTTTCTCAGAAATTATGCCTGTTACCAGGGAGGAGAAACACATATGGAACTACGTTTCTTTAACAGCAGGAGTTACCGAAGAAATAATATATAGAGGCTTCTTAATCTTTGCTTTTTCTTATCTATTTCCTGATTTATCAATTTGGTTAGTTCTCATTTTTACTTCCCTTCTGTTCGGACTTGCCCATACCTATCAAGGATTTTCTGGGGTTATAAGGACTACAGTTGTTGGAGTGCTTTTTGCTTGTTTGTATATTGGGATAGGTTCGATTTTACCTCTAATTGTTTTACATTTCTTAATAGATTACGTTGCCAAATTGGGAGATTGA
- a CDS encoding SDR family NAD(P)-dependent oxidoreductase — MLKNRKVIITGAASGIGKEIVKQCLFQGASVIACDINEDSLHELERSVDDYHVLHTYQLDVSKYEDVVSFFEYVETEHSEVDCLVNNAGIYLAKNILDYQADDIDKVLDINVKGSIYFSQLFGKKILQSKGMGVIVNMSSVSGIEGSSDAIYGLSKAAILGLTKSSAMNFSPYIRVNAVAPTMVNTPMMDAIPNWRKEEYLNHQLINTPVLPEDVADTVIFLLSDKSKHYTGATFDINNGGYLR; from the coding sequence ATGCTTAAAAATAGAAAAGTAATAATAACAGGTGCAGCTTCTGGAATTGGAAAAGAAATTGTTAAACAATGTTTATTTCAAGGTGCTTCAGTGATAGCTTGTGATATTAATGAAGATTCCTTACATGAGTTAGAACGGTCTGTAGATGACTATCATGTTTTGCATACATATCAGTTAGATGTAAGTAAGTATGAAGACGTTGTGAGTTTTTTTGAATATGTTGAAACTGAGCATTCTGAAGTAGATTGTTTAGTTAATAATGCTGGAATCTATTTGGCAAAGAATATACTGGATTATCAAGCAGATGACATTGATAAAGTTCTGGATATAAACGTTAAGGGATCTATTTATTTCTCTCAATTGTTCGGGAAGAAAATACTTCAAAGCAAAGGTATGGGAGTAATCGTGAATATGTCTTCCGTGTCAGGCATTGAAGGCAGTTCAGATGCAATTTACGGGCTATCAAAAGCTGCCATACTGGGATTAACTAAAAGCAGTGCTATGAATTTCTCACCTTACATCAGAGTAAATGCTGTTGCTCCTACAATGGTTAATACCCCTATGATGGATGCAATCCCTAATTGGAGGAAAGAGGAGTACTTAAATCACCAACTCATCAACACACCAGTATTGCCTGAAGATGTTGCAGATACTGTTATCTTCTTATTATCAGATAAATCAAAGCATTATACAGGTGCGACATTCGATATAAATAATGGAGGGTATCTAAGATAG
- a CDS encoding DUF1048 domain-containing protein, which produces MMELFKKLIGDKKEYKMMMARVEALPEDYQFVFKKIQNYMWNFAAGNGMDMLNIQYELIDLFEEGAAEGRQVLEITGTDVASFADELVANAKTYVAKYREDLNESINKKLGKK; this is translated from the coding sequence ATGATGGAACTATTCAAAAAACTGATTGGTGATAAAAAAGAGTACAAAATGATGATGGCACGGGTTGAAGCCTTGCCAGAGGATTATCAGTTTGTATTTAAGAAAATTCAAAATTATATGTGGAATTTCGCAGCAGGGAACGGGATGGATATGCTGAACATTCAATATGAATTAATCGACTTGTTCGAAGAAGGCGCAGCTGAAGGCAGACAAGTGCTAGAAATCACTGGGACCGACGTGGCATCATTTGCCGATGAACTTGTGGCAAACGCTAAAACCTATGTCGCTAAGTATCGTGAAGATTTAAATGAAAGTATCAACAAGAAATTAGGAAAAAAATAA
- a CDS encoding C45 family peptidase: protein MEDLKVRIVELKGSSYEMGLEQSKEIKTTELREQLNILEGLTVNSNSKKAEELLKSISPNLLEELGGLAEGLGMEIATIIRLYSGYDVTFPSMGCTALINNDYYVRNYDFSPELYDARIVLTNPVDGYASVGFSQQLIGRLDGMNEKGLVVGLHFVNNQHKAEGFIATTIVRMLLEQCGCIEEAVDLLSTIPHGFCYNYSITDPSGNGVVVEATPEKQCVNFKNPLICTNHFESEILQEKNKQEFQGSINRKEFISSLLTEELSPLSAYRRFNDGNSPLFFKYYKEYFGTLHTVVYLPKELSLIIGIGENSEPMTLSLRNYLDGTINLPKVKKGKINQTVF, encoded by the coding sequence ATGGAGGACTTGAAGGTCAGAATTGTGGAATTAAAGGGAAGTTCTTATGAAATGGGTCTCGAGCAAAGTAAAGAAATTAAAACGACGGAGCTTAGAGAACAACTTAATATTTTAGAGGGGTTAACTGTTAATTCAAATTCAAAGAAAGCCGAAGAACTATTAAAGTCTATTTCTCCGAATCTTTTAGAAGAACTTGGAGGTCTTGCAGAAGGATTAGGTATGGAGATTGCTACCATCATTAGACTTTATAGTGGTTATGATGTAACCTTTCCTTCAATGGGCTGTACTGCCCTTATAAATAATGACTATTATGTACGAAATTATGATTTTAGTCCAGAGCTATACGATGCAAGAATCGTTTTAACTAATCCTGTCGATGGTTACGCAAGTGTAGGGTTTAGCCAGCAACTAATTGGAAGGCTTGATGGGATGAATGAAAAAGGATTAGTTGTAGGATTACATTTTGTAAATAATCAACACAAGGCAGAAGGTTTCATTGCAACGACAATTGTTAGAATGTTATTGGAGCAGTGTGGGTGTATAGAAGAGGCAGTAGATTTACTATCAACCATCCCACATGGATTTTGCTACAATTATTCGATTACAGATCCAAGTGGAAATGGTGTTGTTGTGGAGGCAACTCCTGAAAAACAGTGTGTAAATTTCAAAAACCCATTAATTTGTACGAATCATTTCGAATCAGAAATATTACAAGAAAAAAATAAGCAAGAGTTTCAGGGGTCAATAAATCGCAAGGAATTTATAAGTAGCTTATTAACAGAGGAACTCTCACCATTATCTGCCTATCGTCGTTTTAATGATGGAAATTCTCCATTATTTTTTAAATACTATAAAGAGTATTTTGGAACGCTGCATACAGTTGTCTATTTACCAAAAGAGTTAAGCCTCATCATTGGTATTGGCGAGAACAGTGAGCCAATGACGCTCTCCCTAAGAAATTATTTGGATGGAACTATTAATCTCCCGAAAGTTAAAAAGGGAAAAATTAACCAAACAGTTTTTTAA
- a CDS encoding cysteine hydrolase family protein produces the protein MEKSALIIIDLQIGVQPDNDSLFNLENVLEEVNQRIHVFREKNNPIFFVQHNDCDLVLNSPQWQLFPELNAKDTDFFINKTHANSFYKTDLDDQLRKLNINKLEICGAQTEFCVDTTIRMAHGLGYELSMKKGLTTTLNNDLLGAKTIIEHHENLWNNRFLTFF, from the coding sequence GTGGAAAAATCAGCATTAATAATTATCGACTTGCAAATTGGTGTCCAGCCTGATAATGATTCACTATTTAATTTAGAAAATGTATTAGAAGAAGTTAATCAAAGAATTCATGTATTTAGAGAAAAAAACAATCCTATATTTTTTGTTCAACATAATGATTGTGATTTAGTTCTCAATTCTCCACAATGGCAACTATTTCCGGAACTAAATGCAAAAGATACCGATTTCTTTATCAACAAAACACATGCAAACTCATTTTACAAAACTGACTTGGATGATCAGCTTAGAAAATTAAATATAAATAAACTCGAAATTTGTGGTGCACAAACTGAATTTTGTGTAGATACAACGATTAGAATGGCTCATGGATTAGGATACGAATTATCTATGAAAAAAGGGTTAACTACCACTCTAAATAATGACCTTCTAGGAGCTAAGACAATCATTGAGCATCATGAGAATCTCTGGAATAATAGATTTTTAACTTTTTTCTAG
- a CDS encoding PadR family transcriptional regulator, which produces MENLTEMLKGALEGCVLEIISRHETYGYEITRHLNQLGFTEVVEGTVYTILVRLEKKKLVNVEKKPSDMGPPRKFYSLNESGRQELELFWKKWDFVSSKINVLKSM; this is translated from the coding sequence ATGGAGAATTTAACTGAAATGCTGAAGGGTGCGCTTGAGGGCTGTGTATTGGAAATCATTAGCCGCCATGAAACTTATGGCTATGAAATTACCCGTCATCTTAATCAACTTGGGTTTACCGAAGTCGTGGAGGGGACGGTCTACACCATACTGGTGCGATTAGAAAAGAAAAAATTGGTGAACGTTGAAAAGAAACCATCAGATATGGGACCACCCCGCAAATTTTACTCACTTAATGAGTCCGGCCGGCAGGAACTTGAATTGTTTTGGAAAAAGTGGGATTTTGTATCATCAAAAATAAACGTACTGAAGTCAATGTAG
- a CDS encoding ABC transporter permease, with translation MKSKTGVLLGRLMRNILRSPDTIITVAITPIMMMLLFVYVFGGAIDTGTDNYVNYLLPGILLITIASGVAYTSVRLFTDVNSGLMARFVTMPIKRSSVLWAHVLTSLVSNALTLVVVILVALLMGFRSSANLLDWFAIAGIIGLFTLALTWLAVIPGLTAKSMEGATAYSYPLIFLPFISSAFVPTETMPKIVRVFAENQPVTSIVDAIRGLLYEGVVGDDIWIALAWCISIIIIAYFFASKAFKRQLG, from the coding sequence ATGAAAAGCAAAACAGGTGTATTACTAGGTCGTTTAATGCGTAACATACTCCGTAGCCCAGATACAATTATCACAGTAGCGATTACGCCGATTATGATGATGCTGTTATTTGTTTATGTATTTGGAGGCGCTATAGATACAGGTACGGATAACTATGTCAATTATTTACTGCCCGGAATTTTGCTGATTACTATCGCATCCGGCGTCGCATACACTTCCGTGCGGTTGTTTACGGATGTGAATAGTGGTCTGATGGCTCGTTTCGTTACTATGCCCATCAAACGATCGTCGGTATTATGGGCACACGTGTTAACCTCGCTCGTTTCCAATGCATTGACTCTAGTAGTAGTTATACTGGTTGCGCTATTGATGGGTTTTCGTTCCAGCGCTAATCTCCTGGATTGGTTTGCAATAGCTGGGATAATTGGTTTGTTTACGTTGGCGCTCACATGGCTGGCGGTCATTCCTGGATTGACAGCGAAATCAATGGAAGGGGCGACAGCGTACTCTTATCCGCTGATTTTCTTGCCTTTTATCAGTTCGGCATTTGTCCCTACCGAAACAATGCCTAAAATTGTCCGTGTGTTCGCTGAGAACCAGCCAGTAACTTCAATAGTGGATGCAATTCGTGGCCTCTTGTATGAAGGTGTTGTGGGTGATGATATCTGGATTGCACTTGCCTGGTGCATTAGTATCATAATCATTGCTTACTTCTTCGCAAGTAAAGCATTTAAACGCCAGTTAGGGTAA
- a CDS encoding ABC transporter ATP-binding protein has protein sequence MNNAVISVKGVKKSYKDKEVLKGVDIEVRRGTIFALLGSNGAGKTTMVNILSTLIKPDDGDVSICGFDVQLQPNQVRQSISLTGQFAALDGMLTGRENLIMIAKLRGVSNPALVADNLLARFSLSDAANRRADQYSGGMKRRLDIAMSLIGTPEVIFLDEPTTGLDPEARIEVWDTVKELAGGGTTILLTTQYLEEAEQLADRIAILHDGKIITSGTLTELKEMFPPAKVEYIEKQPSLEEIFLSIIGKKGEI, from the coding sequence ATGAACAATGCAGTCATTTCTGTAAAAGGTGTTAAAAAATCCTATAAGGATAAGGAAGTCTTAAAGGGAGTGGATATTGAGGTTCGAAGGGGGACCATTTTTGCACTATTAGGCTCAAATGGTGCAGGTAAAACAACGATGGTCAATATCCTCTCGACACTAATAAAACCTGATGACGGTGATGTAAGTATTTGCGGTTTTGACGTTCAGCTTCAACCGAATCAAGTTCGCCAGAGCATCAGCCTGACGGGGCAGTTTGCAGCTTTAGACGGCATGCTAACCGGACGAGAAAACCTGATAATGATCGCTAAATTGCGGGGAGTTTCCAATCCTGCTCTTGTTGCCGACAATCTGCTTGCAAGATTCAGCTTGAGCGATGCAGCCAACCGCCGAGCAGACCAGTATTCCGGCGGCATGAAGCGTCGACTTGATATTGCCATGAGTCTAATTGGTACCCCTGAAGTTATTTTTCTCGACGAACCTACAACGGGACTTGACCCAGAAGCACGAATTGAAGTTTGGGATACAGTCAAAGAACTTGCTGGTGGCGGCACGACGATCCTGCTGACGACTCAGTACCTGGAGGAAGCAGAACAACTGGCGGACCGTATCGCCATCCTGCATGACGGAAAAATCATCACGAGCGGTACCCTTACCGAACTTAAAGAGATGTTCCCGCCAGCAAAAGTGGAGTATATCGAGAAACAGCCGTCATTAGAGGAAATTTTCCTCTCTATCATCGGCAAAAAGGGGGAAATCTAA
- a CDS encoding cyclase: MDKRVLFDFEIEFTNGGAIQGQEFRLDIDGDDISDEELARYIVEDMRLLMVGEVRILNKKIINEKHKRKPADGKEFK; this comes from the coding sequence GTGGATAAAAGAGTGCTATTCGACTTTGAAATCGAGTTTACCAATGGCGGTGCAATTCAAGGACAGGAATTCCGTCTCGATATAGATGGAGATGACATTTCTGACGAGGAGTTGGCTAGGTATATTGTTGAAGATATGAGATTGTTAATGGTTGGTGAAGTAAGGATTTTAAACAAGAAAATCATAAATGAAAAACATAAGCGAAAACCAGCTGACGGAAAAGAGTTTAAGTAA
- a CDS encoding CoA transferase subunit A, which translates to MKIYNSAKEALSCLESGQTLMVGGFGLVGGPLTLIDTLGELDVSDLTIISNNLGEKGEGLGKLLNQKKVKKAIGSYFTGNRDVGEAYQRGELEIVLLPQGTLAESIRAGGAGIGGYYTKTSVGTDLAKGKEIKIIKEEEYVFEEALTADVAIIRAHKADKLGNLIYYKTARNFNPLMATAAKTVIVEVDEIVEIGELDGDTIVTPHLFIDRIILAKKILTKEGVVEHG; encoded by the coding sequence ATGAAAATTTATAACTCGGCCAAAGAGGCGCTCTCTTGCTTGGAAAGTGGTCAAACGCTTATGGTTGGTGGCTTCGGCTTAGTGGGAGGACCACTTACACTAATTGATACTTTAGGTGAGCTTGACGTTAGCGATTTAACGATTATTAGCAATAATCTCGGTGAAAAAGGAGAGGGCTTAGGGAAACTTCTTAACCAGAAAAAGGTTAAGAAGGCAATCGGCTCGTACTTTACAGGGAACCGGGATGTTGGAGAAGCTTATCAACGTGGTGAGCTTGAAATTGTATTATTACCTCAGGGAACTTTAGCAGAATCTATTCGAGCAGGGGGCGCAGGTATAGGGGGCTACTATACAAAAACCTCAGTGGGTACAGATTTAGCAAAAGGAAAAGAAATTAAAATCATTAAAGAAGAGGAATACGTTTTCGAGGAAGCGCTGACTGCTGATGTTGCGATTATTAGAGCACATAAGGCTGACAAGCTTGGAAACTTAATTTACTACAAAACGGCTCGAAACTTTAATCCATTAATGGCTACAGCGGCAAAAACAGTCATCGTAGAGGTGGATGAAATCGTTGAGATTGGTGAGTTAGATGGCGATACCATTGTCACACCTCATTTATTCATTGATCGAATTATTTTAGCGAAAAAGATCTTAACAAAAGAGGGGGTCGTCGAGCATGGCTAA
- a CDS encoding alpha/beta fold hydrolase — translation MCNYYFKLSNRGMEMELKTIEVNGGSLFYADYPGEKGTIIAAHGLTGNHKQLHYYAELLKGEYRFISVDLKGRGNSAPAPENTGIEQHTKDIEALIEELNIQNPILMGYSMGAFIMSKVASNHEDVKGLILLDGAATCTEHQGKIVEPSLGRISKQYESAEAYIEEIKAIYHRLGVEWTDHLEHVGRYEIAEHGSYWENKSDEDKLLQDFRSFYDFKPQDVFEKITCPILLIHSQGDIGQMPPLFLAESYSETQQYAADIHKVTSDSNHYTLVFENRSDVNGKIEQFIANL, via the coding sequence GTGTGTAACTATTATTTTAAATTATCGAATAGGGGGATGGAAATGGAATTAAAAACAATTGAAGTGAATGGTGGATCTTTATTTTATGCAGACTATCCAGGTGAAAAAGGGACGATTATTGCAGCACATGGTTTGACTGGTAATCACAAACAATTGCATTATTATGCGGAATTGCTAAAGGGTGAGTATCGTTTTATTTCTGTTGATTTAAAGGGACGAGGTAATAGTGCACCTGCACCAGAAAATACTGGTATTGAGCAGCATACAAAGGATATTGAAGCACTAATAGAAGAGCTGAATATCCAAAATCCGATTTTAATGGGCTATTCTATGGGTGCCTTTATTATGTCAAAGGTTGCTAGCAATCATGAAGATGTAAAGGGTCTCATTTTACTAGACGGTGCTGCAACTTGCACGGAGCACCAGGGGAAAATTGTGGAGCCTTCATTAGGCCGTATAAGTAAACAGTATGAGTCGGCAGAGGCTTACATCGAGGAAATTAAGGCTATCTATCATCGTCTAGGTGTTGAATGGACTGACCATCTTGAGCATGTAGGACGTTATGAAATAGCTGAGCATGGGAGCTATTGGGAAAATAAATCTGACGAGGATAAGCTGCTACAAGATTTCCGAAGTTTTTATGACTTTAAGCCCCAAGATGTTTTTGAGAAAATAACTTGTCCGATTTTGTTAATTCACTCTCAAGGTGATATTGGCCAAATGCCCCCGTTATTTTTAGCAGAATCATATAGCGAAACACAGCAATATGCGGCTGATATTCATAAAGTAACCTCTGATAGTAATCATTACACACTTGTATTTGAAAACCGCAGTGATGTAAATGGCAAAATAGAGCAGTTTATTGCGAATTTGTAA
- a CDS encoding DUF3870 domain-containing protein, with protein sequence MQQLSTVIVTAYAKAPQGTSMYEIYKHAGIVLEIDKVTHQIVDAEFTFITDLAQNYFKRMLIGFDMTSNLDELVKRVDTHYFAPSTGSVTVALKSAQKRYLEKINSIDV encoded by the coding sequence ATGCAACAGTTATCCACAGTTATTGTTACTGCATATGCAAAGGCTCCACAAGGTACGTCCATGTATGAGATTTACAAACATGCAGGAATTGTTTTAGAAATCGATAAAGTAACACATCAAATCGTTGATGCTGAATTTACTTTTATCACAGATTTAGCTCAAAACTATTTCAAACGAATGCTGATTGGCTTTGATATGACATCAAACCTTGATGAGTTGGTTAAAAGAGTAGATACCCATTATTTTGCACCCTCAACAGGTTCTGTGACTGTTGCATTAAAATCTGCACAAAAACGTTATTTAGAAAAAATAAATTCAATCGATGTATAA